The following proteins are co-located in the Paenibacillus sp. FSL H8-0079 genome:
- a CDS encoding penicillin-binding transpeptidase domain-containing protein: MKKHSNEKDELTDKRRFSYRMNVFFFASFVIFSVIIVRLAFLQFVEGPELSQEEASNITKDVPLPPVRGTIYDSTGEVKLAYSKPIQSLYLTLYKNYGDVGGQPSPNIGEVQDIATRLHDVFEQYKLKDSEPLTVEQILEEMDLNSRKANGFMPRLIKSDLSEEEVAYFLQHKDEFKGIQIVEESVRFYDPDTVAVQTIGYLKKFRSSKALDKYKEVDEANKTQTDPGLVYTENEFVGFDGLELQYQDALRGKSGYTSVDVDLRNLPEGVAGSTPPEKGYDLISSINKNVQVKTEQAILDQLSWLHRNPVSGKLHPNAKTGFAVAMEVDTGKIVSAASMPDYDTNIWRTGSITNDQYDDIKYVYQNGTIRSFPPDDSKKRAESIVLLGSTIKPLSVLIGLKEGFFTTNTVYSDRGSTTFGGDNRRVQNSSGHVYGAMRPHDAIRHSSNVFMIDEIGKKLYSKYGATGIDKWDEYMKQFGLGVSTGVDLPNEFLGIRDYMNTTESSLTRLVYGSFGQQGKYTTMQLAQYTTMLANKGKRMEPQLVSEFRDSEGNVVEKVKPKVLSTVEFNDSYWNEVQRGMATEVSAFSGFPYDFARKTGTSTQVVGGKLVDNGVFIAYAPRNNPKLAVAVVIPEGGFGSSSAAPVARAIFDAYDEEFGLDGVPKKDKNKESESGTQ, encoded by the coding sequence AGGAAGAAGCGAGTAACATTACCAAGGATGTACCGCTCCCTCCCGTGAGGGGAACGATCTATGACTCCACAGGTGAAGTAAAGTTGGCTTATTCCAAGCCCATTCAGTCTCTCTACCTGACACTTTATAAAAACTATGGGGATGTGGGTGGTCAGCCGAGTCCGAATATTGGGGAAGTGCAAGACATTGCAACCCGGTTGCATGATGTATTTGAACAGTACAAGCTGAAGGATTCAGAGCCACTTACGGTGGAACAAATTCTCGAAGAGATGGACCTAAATTCACGCAAGGCGAACGGTTTTATGCCGCGTCTGATCAAGAGTGATCTGTCCGAGGAAGAGGTAGCTTATTTCCTACAGCATAAGGACGAGTTCAAAGGGATTCAGATCGTCGAGGAGAGTGTACGATTCTACGATCCGGATACGGTAGCGGTTCAGACAATCGGTTATCTGAAGAAGTTCAGAAGTTCGAAGGCCCTGGACAAATACAAAGAGGTAGACGAGGCTAATAAAACGCAAACGGATCCGGGCCTGGTGTATACGGAAAATGAATTTGTAGGCTTTGATGGACTGGAGTTGCAATATCAGGATGCTCTCCGTGGCAAAAGCGGATATACGTCCGTTGATGTTGATTTACGTAACTTGCCTGAAGGTGTGGCTGGTTCTACCCCGCCGGAGAAAGGTTACGACCTGATTTCCAGTATTAACAAGAACGTTCAGGTGAAAACAGAACAGGCCATCCTGGATCAGTTGAGTTGGCTTCATCGGAATCCGGTTTCCGGTAAATTACATCCGAATGCAAAGACCGGATTTGCAGTTGCGATGGAAGTGGATACGGGGAAAATCGTATCTGCTGCCAGTATGCCGGATTATGATACCAACATCTGGAGAACAGGCAGTATCACAAATGATCAGTATGATGATATCAAATATGTGTATCAAAATGGTACGATTCGTTCATTCCCTCCGGATGATTCTAAAAAGCGAGCCGAATCGATCGTACTACTCGGCTCCACCATCAAACCGCTTAGTGTCTTGATCGGTTTGAAAGAAGGGTTCTTCACAACAAATACCGTTTATTCGGATAGAGGTTCAACAACCTTTGGTGGGGACAACCGCAGAGTTCAGAACTCATCGGGGCATGTGTACGGTGCGATGCGTCCGCATGATGCGATTCGTCATTCCTCGAACGTATTCATGATTGATGAGATTGGGAAGAAGTTGTACTCAAAATACGGTGCGACCGGAATTGACAAATGGGATGAATACATGAAGCAGTTCGGCCTTGGAGTATCCACAGGGGTGGATCTGCCGAATGAATTCCTGGGAATACGGGATTACATGAATACCACGGAAAGCTCGCTGACGCGTCTCGTGTATGGGTCCTTTGGACAACAGGGGAAATATACAACCATGCAGTTAGCACAATACACGACGATGCTTGCGAATAAAGGTAAACGTATGGAGCCGCAACTGGTTAGCGAGTTCCGGGATTCGGAAGGCAACGTGGTTGAGAAAGTAAAACCGAAGGTACTCAGCACGGTGGAGTTTAACGATTCCTACTGGAACGAAGTACAACGAGGCATGGCAACCGAGGTATCCGCATTTAGCGGATTCCCTTACGATTTTGCCAGAAAAACAGGAACATCGACACAGGTAGTAGGTGGCAAACTCGTGGATAATGGGGTGTTTATCGCCTATGCACCACGTAATAATCCGAAGCTTGCTGTTGCTGTAGTTATTCCCGAAGGGGGCTTTGGTTCGAGCAGTGCGGCTCCGGTTGCACGTGCGATCTTTGATGCCTATGACGAGGAATTTGGTCTCGACGGTGTACCGAAAAAAGACAAAAACAAAGAATCAGAATCAGGCACACAGTGA
- a CDS encoding penicillin-binding protein 2: MFNRLKKKPMAEEDAPVNKPSGARLNLFFFAAFVIFSILIFRLAFVQFVEGPELTYMETSRNTKDIPLAPVRGPIYDATGEVALAYSEPVQSLYVLLYEDYRNDERRQEAEELAHDLAAVFKQFNPGDKEQLDAEEIIKRLDLDYQKTFGYVPRLVKSDLSTKEIAFFMEKKADYPGVMVLEENIRKYDPDGVAVQVVGYTREFKRAPDSIAKYKAIREGASTQRDPGLVYHEEEKVGFDGLELQYQEELRGRSGYQSIDIDARNLPDGTMLQTPPEKGYSLVSTINKEIQMAAQEAITDELRRLPKAITGYAVAMEVDTGNVVAMASMPDYDPNDWDYDKIKYVFRNGTTESFPPNDAKPSRAESVILLGSVIKPLSVLIGLKEGLFTAGQTYHDPGYAILGKDGRQVKNSHSAYNGSITARRAIEKSSNAFMIDMVGKRLLSKYGSTKGIQIWDEHMKEFGLGVSTGVDLPNEFLGRLEYNNEDESALTRLAFASFGQQAKYTTMQLAQYTTMLANKGKRMEPHLVKEIRDADGNVVKEIKPKVLNEVDFADAHWNEVHKGMVTKVSSFDGFPYDYARKTGTSEQGTGPNKKENGVFIAFAPRDNPKLAVAVVVPEGGFGSVSASPIARKIFDAYDEVYGLDGTPKGKKDQKQDQE; the protein is encoded by the coding sequence ATGTTTAACCGATTGAAGAAGAAACCCATGGCTGAGGAAGATGCACCCGTCAACAAGCCTTCCGGCGCAAGGCTGAATCTGTTTTTTTTCGCGGCATTTGTCATATTCAGTATCCTCATATTCAGATTGGCCTTTGTGCAATTTGTGGAGGGTCCCGAACTGACGTATATGGAAACGAGTCGTAATACCAAAGACATTCCACTCGCCCCTGTTCGTGGTCCCATCTATGATGCAACAGGAGAAGTGGCGCTCGCTTATTCCGAACCTGTACAGTCCCTCTATGTGTTGTTATATGAGGATTATCGGAATGATGAACGTAGACAGGAAGCAGAGGAACTGGCTCATGATCTGGCGGCTGTGTTTAAGCAGTTTAATCCAGGGGACAAGGAGCAGCTGGATGCGGAAGAGATCATCAAACGACTGGATCTGGATTATCAGAAAACGTTCGGGTATGTGCCAAGATTGGTGAAGTCGGATCTATCGACAAAAGAGATTGCCTTTTTTATGGAGAAAAAAGCAGATTATCCGGGCGTTATGGTGCTGGAAGAAAACATTAGAAAATATGACCCGGATGGTGTAGCCGTTCAGGTTGTAGGTTATACAAGAGAGTTCAAACGGGCACCAGATTCCATTGCCAAATACAAAGCCATCCGTGAGGGGGCAAGTACCCAGCGTGATCCTGGGCTTGTGTATCATGAGGAAGAGAAGGTTGGGTTTGATGGATTGGAGCTGCAATATCAGGAAGAACTCCGTGGACGAAGCGGCTACCAGTCCATTGATATTGACGCACGTAATCTGCCGGATGGAACGATGTTACAAACTCCGCCAGAGAAAGGCTACAGTCTGGTTTCCACCATTAACAAGGAAATTCAAATGGCCGCACAAGAGGCGATAACGGACGAACTGCGCAGACTTCCGAAGGCGATTACCGGATACGCAGTAGCCATGGAAGTGGATACAGGAAATGTGGTAGCTATGGCAAGTATGCCGGATTATGATCCGAACGATTGGGATTATGACAAAATTAAATATGTATTCCGGAATGGAACCACCGAGTCGTTCCCGCCGAATGATGCCAAGCCTAGTCGGGCGGAATCCGTTATACTTCTTGGATCAGTAATTAAGCCGCTAAGTGTGCTGATTGGATTGAAAGAGGGATTATTTACAGCAGGACAGACCTATCATGATCCGGGATATGCTATCTTGGGGAAAGACGGACGACAAGTGAAGAACTCGCATTCTGCTTATAATGGTTCTATCACCGCCAGAAGAGCGATTGAAAAATCCTCCAATGCCTTCATGATCGATATGGTAGGTAAACGTTTGTTAAGCAAATATGGCTCCACTAAGGGTATTCAAATCTGGGACGAGCATATGAAAGAATTCGGATTGGGTGTGTCCACTGGTGTAGATCTGCCTAATGAATTTCTGGGTAGGCTAGAATATAATAATGAAGACGAATCAGCTCTAACACGTTTGGCATTTGCCTCCTTTGGACAGCAAGCCAAGTACACTACAATGCAACTCGCCCAATACACGACGATGCTTGCCAATAAGGGCAAACGGATGGAACCGCATCTGGTGAAGGAAATCCGTGACGCGGACGGCAATGTGGTGAAAGAGATTAAACCTAAAGTGCTCAATGAAGTTGATTTTGCCGATGCGCACTGGAATGAAGTTCATAAAGGTATGGTTACCAAAGTAAGCTCATTTGACGGTTTCCCTTACGATTATGCCCGGAAAACAGGAACATCAGAGCAGGGGACCGGACCGAACAAAAAAGAAAATGGTGTATTTATTGCCTTTGCACCACGGGATAATCCGAAGCTGGCTGTAGCGGTTGTGGTACCGGAAGGTGGGTTCGGGTCAGTCAGTGCTTCGCCAATTGCACGGAAAATTTTCGATGCATACGATGAAGTATATGGTCTCGATGGAACGCCGAAAGGCAAGAAAGATCAGAAGCAAGACCAAGAGTAA
- a CDS encoding Cof-type HAD-IIB family hydrolase: MSELKYKLLALDMDGTLLNDNHEITQETAKWIQIAIRRGVHVCLSTGRAVFHAMPYAVQLGLETPMVTVNGSEVWKAPHDLHMRHLMDPALIRKMQEIGEKYNSWYWAYSVEELFNRDRWTDNIEGLEWLKFGFNTEVDEVRHQIMMELQQMGGLQMTNSSPVNIEINPAGVSKASGVAEVCKLLGIEMSEVVAVGDSLNDLAVIEAVGLGVAMGNAQEQVKEAADLIVASNNDDGIVEVIREHILKGE, translated from the coding sequence ATGAGTGAACTGAAATACAAATTGCTGGCACTAGATATGGATGGAACATTGCTTAACGATAATCATGAAATTACACAGGAGACTGCCAAGTGGATACAGATTGCCATTCGACGGGGTGTACATGTGTGCCTTTCTACGGGAAGAGCCGTATTCCATGCGATGCCTTATGCGGTCCAACTTGGACTAGAGACACCGATGGTTACCGTTAACGGTAGTGAGGTCTGGAAAGCACCGCATGATCTGCATATGCGTCATCTGATGGACCCGGCATTGATTCGTAAAATGCAGGAAATTGGTGAGAAATATAATAGCTGGTACTGGGCATACTCCGTGGAAGAGCTGTTCAACCGTGATCGCTGGACGGACAATATTGAAGGTCTGGAATGGTTGAAATTTGGCTTCAATACCGAAGTGGATGAAGTGCGTCACCAGATCATGATGGAACTGCAACAAATGGGTGGTCTGCAAATGACGAATTCTTCACCCGTCAATATTGAGATCAACCCTGCTGGCGTATCCAAAGCTAGTGGTGTAGCGGAAGTCTGCAAGCTGCTGGGCATCGAGATGTCCGAAGTCGTTGCTGTCGGAGACAGTTTGAACGATCTGGCTGTCATTGAGGCGGTAGGTCTTGGTGTAGCGATGGGCAATGCGCAAGAGCAGGTGAAGGAAGCGGCCGATCTGATCGTAGCGAGTAACAATGATGACGGTATCGTCGAAGTGATCCGTGAACATATTTTGAAGGGGGAGTAA